In the genome of Fusarium fujikuroi IMI 58289 draft genome, chromosome FFUJ_chr02, one region contains:
- a CDS encoding related to triacylglycerol lipase V precursor, translated as MSISFFLLTALAWTTSAASPKATTLNGTYVGKNLPDWDQDAFLGIPYAQPPVGNLRFKWPQSLDSSFTEERTVTEYGDSCMQYTQNWTMSEDCLSLNVIRPAGKPKKLLPVLVWIYGGGLYAGSSADPQYNLSGIVKVSQDIKEPILAVSFNYRLGMWGFLQNFSLLKEGNANAGLLDQRLALRWIQENIEAFGGDPERVVVWGESAGAQSIAYQMFSYDGRDDGLYRGAILESGGITGAQIHDLSYYNVAFENLTRTVGCWDKKDQLACLRDLDEKSLYAARPSLTFNPLIDGTFLTGYPSQLIREKNYHTVPLIIGANTDEGFCIGKVNTDQDLFYEAFRWRNYALSAPTIRKLMELYPDDPCHQPPYAITDCSRQDGNYQGRRACAIGADITMISGRRKLAELYAQSEDVYSYRFDQRPYLRSEWDGVKHFDNVAFSFQNISGLLGPSPQYDSHAVLANTIGQAYVRFVNSLDPNSKKGKLPKWPKYSKSKPKNMVFNATKNWVEDDTWRKQGIDYINSYEVARELYG; from the exons ATGTCGAtatctttcttcctcttaaCTGCGTTGGCCTGGACGACAAGTGCAGCTTCTCCTAAAGCCACAACATTAAACGGAACATACGTTGGCAAGAACCTGCCTGACTGGGATCAAGATGCCTTTCTAGGCATTCCTTACGCTCAGCCCCCTGTTGGGAATCTCCGATTCAAGTGGCCCCAGAGCTTGGACAGTTCTTTCACAGAGGAACGCACAGTCACCGAGTATGGAGACAGTTGCATGCAGTACACTCAGAATTGGACCATGTCTGAGGACTGCCTTTCTTTGAATGTTATTCGACCAGCTGGAAAACCAAAGAAACTTCTACCAGTCCT AGTTTGGATTTACGGCGGTGGTCTTTACGCTGGCAGCTCTGCTGACCCACAATACAACCTCAGCGGGATCGTCAAAGTCAGTCAAGATATCAAAGAGCCTATCCTAGCAGTGAGCTTTAACTACAGATTAG GGATGTGGGGTTTTCTCCAGAATTTCAGCCTTCTGAAGGAAGGTAACGCCAATGCTGGCCTCCTAGACCAACGACTTGCACTGCGTTGGATCCAAGAGAACATTGAAGCCTTTGGAGGTGACCCAGAACGAGTTGTTGTATGGGGTGAGAGCGCCGGAGCTCAGAGTATTGCGTATCAGATGTTTAGTTATGATGGTCGAGATGACGGGCTGTATCGGGGAGCTATCCTTGAGTCAGGAGGTATTACAGGTGCACAG ATTCATGATCTCAGTTACTACAATGTTGCTTTTGAGAATCTCACAAGGACTGTCGGGTGCTGGGACAAAAAGGATCAGCTTGCGTGTCTCCGAGACTTGGATGAGAAGTCGCTATATGCTGCGCGCCCTTCATTGACGTTCAACCCACTGATCGATGGCACTTTCTTGACCGGTTACCCCAGTCAGCTCATCCGCGAGAAGAACTATCACACCGTGCCTCTTATAATTGGAGCAAACACTGATGAAGGCTTCTGTATCGGAAAGGTCAACACGGATCAAGATCTCTTCTACGAAGCTTTTCGGTGGCGGAACTATGCTCTGAGCGCCCCAACGATACGGAAGCTCATGGAACTTTATCCCGATGATCCATGCCATCAACCTCCCTACGCCATCACTGATTGCTCAAGACAGGATGGAAACTACCAAGGACGACGTGCCTGTGCTATTGGCGCCGACATAACCATGATCTCAGGACGCAGGAAACTCGCAGAACTATATGCCCAGTCTGAAGATGTTTACTCCTACCGGTTCGATCAAAGACCATACCTGAGATCCGAATGGGATGGCGTGAAGCATTTTGATAATGTTGCATTTAGCTTCCAGAATATATCTGGGTTGCTAGGACCAAGCCCGCAGTACGATAGTCACGCAGTGTTGGCCAACACCATTGGACAGGCTTATGTAAGGTTCGTCAACAGTCTGGATCCTAATTCAAAGAAGGGGAAACTTCCAAAATGGCCAAAGTACAGCAAGTCAAAGCCCAAAAATATGGTGTTCAATGCTACGAAGAACTGGGTTGAGGATGATACCTGGCGGAAACAGGGCATTGATTATATCAACTCCTATGAGGTGGCACGAGAACTTTATGGTTAG
- a CDS encoding probable L-asparaginase II codes for MTRTTLLDRDYVVTDRGGIIENTHGVHIAVTDIEGNILFSAGNPSRVTHSRSATKPAQAVAVIETGAVDKFGFDETDLALMCASHSSEDFHIARAKNMLSKIKAGEDDLRCGGHPAVSEEVNREWIKTGFVPTGLCNNCSGKHVAMMAGAEALGADVKDYHLPSRPMQLEVKRVVGDLAHDPKQVEWGVDGCNLPAPAYPLFYLAQKYATFADAADAVEASSSTSQRTRNFARVFNAMTKHPEQVGGTGRFCTVLMQTYRGQLFGKVGADASYGIGVRESEDTRRLGAKGALGVAAKIEDGNLEILYAVIPEILEQLGIGTPEQRGRLDGFHHLQRRNTMNEVTGHVRFNFKVRPFGDRVDKTTGYLGRQ; via the coding sequence ATGACTCGAACTACTCTGCTTGACCGAGACTATGTTGTCACCGATCGAGGAGGTATTATCGAAAACACGCACGGCGTACACATCGCCGTAACCGATATAGAGGGTAATATCCTCTTCTCAGCCGGGAACCCTTCTCGTGTTACCCATTCTCGATCCGCAACTAAGCCTGCCCAAGCCGTAGCTGTGATCGAGACTGGCGCTGTTGATAAATTTGGATTCGATGAGACTGACCTTGCTCTTATGTGTGCCTCGCACTCGAGTGAAGATTTTCACATCGCCCGCGCCAAGAACATGCTGAGCAAGATTAAAGCAGGGGAAGATGATCTTCGATGTGGCGGTCATCCTGCAGTTTCTGAAGAGGTGAACCGCGAGTGGATAAAGACTGGATTTGTGCCAACTGGACTCTGCAATAACTGCTCCGGGAAGCATGTCGCCATGATGGCCGGTGCTGAAGCGCTGGGAGCTGATGTCAAAGACTATCATCTGCCCAGCCGTCCTATGCAGCTTGAGGTCAAAAGAGTCGTCGGCGACCTGGCACACGATCCGAAGCAAGTGGAATGGGGTGTTGATGGATGCAATCTTCCAGCACCGGCATATCCTCTATTCTATCTTGCCCAAAAATATGCAACCTTCGCTGATGCCGCGGACGCTGTCGaggcatcgtcatcaactAGTCAAAGAACCCGAAATTTCGCACGCGTATTCAACGCCATGACGAAACATCCAGAGCAAGTTGGTGGAACAGGACGCTTCTGTACAGTGCTCATGCAGACCTATCGAGGGCAACTGTTTGGCAAAGTTGGTGCTGATGCGTCCTATGGAATAGGCGTCCGAGAGTCTGAAGATACTCGGCGCCTTGGGGCGAAAGGGGCCCTTGGGGTAGCCGCAAAGATCGAGGACGGCAATCTTGAGATCCTTTATGCGGTTATTCCAGAGATTCTCGAACAGTTAGGGATTGGTACACCAGAGCAAAGAGGGAGATTAGACGGTTTCCATCACCTTCAGCGGAGAAATACCATGAACGAAGTAACAGGGCATGTGAGGTTCAATTTCAAAGTACGGCCATTCGGGGATAGAGTAGATAAGACCACTGGGTATCTCGGCAGACAATGA
- a CDS encoding related to helicase-like transcription factor: MPGRRAKRAHDLIDLTGDDESETRQKRPAPSGHHNQQQHSPGQGGTSVYGSSSSQAAPSSTAEPDYLDLTQDDDGPPLELYGTFDGKVVGVRYYRGYASAGENVLCRREPNNQYDSNAIRVDNVVGDQIGHLPRKVVEKVAPYVDRGDVVLEAQLTGEKGFYDCPVKIFFYGPSDPEERSRIEDSLKKDRLVKATELKNTRKEAEARRKAAMGLVNGSSTHGLGQDLAVPQKPEITMDNVLQKSEAVEMRKGGDAIKSLAIGEDELAKMPMAEQPEQLKAQLLPYQLQGLAWMTSKENPQLPSKSSKEPVQLWLHESNNRFHNIASGFVTSRAPKLLSGGILADDMGLGKTLQIISLILTGGTGPTLIVAPVSVMSNWSQQIRRHVKGDQQPSIFVYHGGDKLHPLQLQRYDVVITSYGRLARERDSSVQRAITSPKIKWRRVVLDEGHTIRNSRTKVALAACEINAESRWVLTGTPIVNSVKDLHSLVKFLHITGGIEQSEIFNAQITRKLANGERHGEVLLQALMHDLCLRRRKDMKFVDLKLPAKKEYVHRIPFRKDEKRKYDALLDEARGELEQWQAGSQSGQKGRFQNVLERLLRLRQICNHWTLCRERVSDILKLLDEHEVVPLNAKNRGLLQEALRLYIESQEECAICYDNPNDPVITTCKHVFCKNCILRAIQMQHKCPMCRNKLDENSLLEPAPEDAGDDTRDFDADSQSSKTEAMLQILKATMNKEGSKVVVFSQWTSFLNIVEAQLKKENIGYTRIDGSMKADKRDKAIEALDSDPKTRVMLASLSVCSVGLNLVAADTVILSDSWWAPAIEDQAIDRVHRLGQTRETTIFRLVMEGSVEERVLDVQGEKRELVTKAFREKGNKKRENSRAADISKLLG, encoded by the exons ATGCCAGGAAGGCGTGCCAAACGCGCGCACGACCTCATCGACCTTACGGGTGACGATGAGTCTGAGACGCGTCAGAAACGGCCCGCCCCTAGCGGTCACCAcaatcaacagcaacattcCCCAGGACAAGGTGGAACAAGTGTATATGGGAGTTCTTCATCGCAAGCTGCGCCCTCATCTACCGCTGAACCAGATTACCTTGACTTGAcacaagatgatgatggcccCCCTCTTGAGCTTTACGGAACCTTTG ATGGGAAGGTTGTTGGTGTGAGGTACTACAGAGGATATGCTTCAGCGGGTG AAAACGTTCTTTGCAGGCGAGAACCCAACAACCAG TACGACTCCAATGCCATTCGCGTTGACAACGTCGTCGGTGATCAAATcggccatcttcctcgaaaggttgttgagaaggtcgCCCCATATGTG GATCGTGGCGACGTGGTCCTCGAAGCCCAGCTCACAGGTGAGAAAGGCTTCTATGACTGTCCAGTTAAGATCTTCTTCTATGGACCTAGCGACCCGGAGGAGCGCTCCAGAATCGAAGATTCGCTCAAGAAGGACAGGCTTGTCAAGGCTACGGAGCTCAAGAACACTAGAAAGGAAGCTGAAGCCCGTAGGAAGGCAGCAATGGGCCTTGTGAATGGCAGCTCGACTCATGGTCTTGGCCAAGATCTTGCTGTTCCACAGAAGCCTGAGATCACGATGGACAATGTTCTGCAGAAGAGTGAGGCAGTTGAGATGCGCAAAGGCGGAGACGCGATCAAGTCGCTCGCTATTGGCGAGGATGAGCTTGCGAAGATGCCAATGGCCGAGCAGCCCGAACAGCTCAAGGCACAGCTTCTGCCATACCAATTACAG GGCCTTGCGTGGATGACCTCCAAAGAAAATCCTCAACTCCCTTCCAAAAGCTCCAAAGAGCCAGTGCAGCTCTGGCTTCATGAATCCAATAACCGTTTCCACAATATCGCATCTGGCTTTGTCACAAGCAGGGCTCCAAAACTCCTTTCCGGCGGTATTCTTGCAGATGATATGGGCCTCGGAAAGACCCTTCAGATCATCAGCTTAATCCTCACTGGCGGCACGGGTCCAACCCTCATCGTTGCGCCCGTTAGTGTCATGAGCAATTGGAGTCAGCAGATCAGGCGCCATGTCAAAGGAGACCAGCAACCTAGCATCTTCGTCTACCACGGCGGTGATAAGTTACACCCATTGCAACTTCAGAGATATGATGTTGTGATCACCAGCTATGGAAGACTTGCCAGGGAGCGAGACTCAAGCGTTCAACGAGCTATAACTTCTCCGAAAATTAAGTGGCGGcgagttgttcttgatgagggCCATACCATCCGAAATTCCAGGACAAAGGTGGCCTTAGCAGCTTGCGAGATTAACGCAGAGTCTCGCTGGGTTCTGACAGGAACACCTAT CGTTAACTCAGTCAAGGACCTTCACTCTCTGGTCAAGTTCCTTCACATCACTGGCGGTATCGAGCAATCCGAAATCTTCAATGCCCAAATCACTCGCAAGTTGGCCAATGGTGAACGCCATGGCGAAGTACTTCTTCAGGCCCTCATGCATGACCTTTGTCTCCGTCGCAGGAAGGACATGAAGTTCGTAGATCTCAAATTGCCggccaagaaggaatatGTCCACAGAATTCCATTCCGCAAAGATGAGAAGCGCAAGTACGATGCTTTGCT GGATGAGGCGAGAGGTGAGCTCGAGCAGTGGCAGGCAGGCTCACAGTCAGGACAGAAGGGACGGTTCCAGAACGTCCTTGAAcggcttcttcgtcttcgacaAAT CTGCAATCACTGGACTCTCTGTAGAGAACGTGTTAGTGATATCCTCAAACTCCTCGACGAACATGAGGTTGTTCCCCTCAACGCCAAGAACCGCGGTCTTCTCCAGGAAGCTCTCCGCCTATACATCGAAAGCCAGGAAGAATGCGCCATCTGCTACGACAACCCGAACGACCCTGTCATCACGACTTGCAAACACGTCTTCTGCAAAAATTGCATCCTTCGCGCTATCCAAATGCAGCACAAATGCCCAATGTGTCGCAACAAGCTGGACGAGAACAGTCTTCTTGAGCCAGCGCCCGAAGACGCCGGCGATGATACACGTGATTTTGACGCCGACTCGCAGAGTTCCAAGACAGAAGCGATGCTGCAAATCCTGAAGGCGACGATGAATAAGGAGGGATCAAAGGTGGTTGTGTTTTCTCAATGGACTTCGTTTCTCAATATTGTTGAGGCGCAgctcaagaaagaaaacataGGCTACACGCGTATTGACGGCAGCATGAAAGCTGACAAGCGCGACAAAGCCATAGAGGCTCTCGATAGCGACCCCAAGACACGAGTGATGCTCGCCAGTCTTTCTGTTTGCAGCGTCGGTCTTAACCTCGTTGCAGCTGACACCGTCATCCTCTCTGACAGCT GGTGGGCACCCGCCATCGAGGATCAGGCTATTGACCGCGTCCATCGTCTGGGACAAACCCGCGAGACTACTATCTTCCGACTCGTCATGGAGGGTTCAGTTGAGGAGCGCGTGCTAGATGTGCAAGGAGAGAAACGAGAGCTCGTGACAAAAGCGTTCAGAGAAAAGGGAAACAAAAAGCGAGAGAATTCACGCGCGGCAGACATTTCCAAGCTGCTTGGCTAG